Proteins encoded in a region of the Oscillatoria nigro-viridis PCC 7112 genome:
- a CDS encoding tyrosine-type recombinase/integrase: MKAELSEALPSKRIARLEANLDAKIERYFDTLDTDPDVLKQLLADKRSENTRRAYERDVNDFLVTMTGMPALPDNVLEFLHLEERQAVSVVLKYKAKLIDKGLKEATVNRRLAAVKSLVEMGRKLGVCHYTLGDIKGEKIVGYRDTTGVDRATFERILSGCDLATKAGKRDYALLRLLWGNALRRNEISQLNVRDFDPAGKTLRILGKGRGTQSEVVDLGVATVRAIADWLEERGSCSPDSPLFIALDSAHSGHRLSGDGICKMVVRYSEKAGIKKQMSPHRIRHSAITAALDATDGDVRKVQKLSRHRNLNTLMVYDDNRSRDQGAVTDLLDGMF, translated from the coding sequence ATGAAAGCAGAACTGTCGGAAGCGTTGCCCTCGAAGAGGATCGCCCGCCTGGAAGCGAACCTCGATGCCAAAATTGAAAGATATTTCGATACTCTAGATACCGATCCTGACGTGCTCAAACAATTACTCGCCGACAAGCGCTCCGAAAATACTCGCCGCGCCTACGAGAGGGACGTAAATGACTTTTTGGTAACTATGACGGGGATGCCCGCCTTGCCTGATAACGTTTTGGAGTTTTTGCACCTTGAGGAACGGCAAGCAGTTTCGGTGGTTTTGAAGTACAAAGCTAAGCTGATCGACAAGGGACTCAAGGAGGCCACGGTCAATCGGCGGCTGGCGGCTGTTAAATCGTTGGTGGAAATGGGTCGCAAGCTCGGCGTGTGTCACTATACTTTAGGGGACATCAAAGGGGAGAAAATTGTCGGCTACCGAGATACAACGGGCGTTGATAGAGCCACTTTTGAGCGAATTTTGAGCGGGTGCGATCTGGCAACGAAAGCTGGCAAGAGAGACTATGCTTTGCTGCGTTTGCTGTGGGGTAATGCTTTGCGGCGCAACGAAATCAGTCAGTTGAACGTTCGAGACTTTGACCCGGCCGGTAAGACTTTGCGAATTCTTGGCAAGGGACGCGGCACTCAGTCGGAAGTAGTGGACTTGGGCGTGGCGACTGTTCGGGCGATCGCCGATTGGTTGGAGGAAAGGGGAAGTTGCTCGCCCGATAGCCCGCTTTTTATAGCACTTGACTCCGCCCACAGTGGACACAGACTTAGCGGCGACGGTATCTGCAAGATGGTTGTCCGTTATAGCGAAAAGGCTGGTATCAAAAAACAAATGAGTCCCCACCGAATCCGGCACTCAGCCATCACAGCGGCACTGGATGCAACAGACGGGGATGTGCGGAAGGTTCAGAAACTCAGCAGGCACAGGAATTTGAATACTCTGATGGTGTACGACGATAATCGCAGCCGCGACCAAGGGGCCGTTACCGACTTACTGGATGGGATGTTTTGA
- a CDS encoding pentapeptide repeat-containing protein yields MSLQEIAKGRIAGADMIQQYRAGERNFTGIDLKYARLQWPCFIDINLSQADLRWVDFEIGRTRLINANMSDANMEKVSLVSAFMLNANLRGANLRNANLTNADLTNADLTNADLTNADLSGTELIGANLTKANITDIKTTKDTIFCQTIMPNGQVQTDSHRLTDVGEFLRLYDEGEREFRNLVLHEVDLSNVTLSGVNFLWQTRFSHVNLVGANLTDCNFGGIKRIIFSDLKNTHLINCEWRNPQIIYCDLRGAYLGLADMYAPEFTGSNLEGIQNLFGAEADVYFCNTTWVTGEFIPGPINATEHWRGEIRENEF; encoded by the coding sequence ATGAGTCTTCAAGAAATTGCCAAGGGACGCATCGCTGGAGCTGATATGATTCAACAGTATAGAGCCGGAGAGCGAAACTTTACAGGGATTGATTTAAAATACGCTCGTCTTCAGTGGCCTTGTTTCATTGATATCAATCTCAGCCAGGCCGATTTGAGATGGGTAGACTTTGAAATAGGGCGGACTCGCCTAATCAATGCCAATATGAGTGATGCCAATATGGAAAAAGTTTCTTTAGTATCGGCTTTCATGCTCAATGCGAACTTGAGAGGAGCCAATCTCAGAAACGCTAACTTAACTAATGCTGACCTAACTAATGCTGACCTAACTAATGCTGACCTAACTAATGCTGATTTAAGCGGTACCGAACTCATTGGAGCTAATCTAACAAAAGCTAATATTACTGATATTAAAACGACAAAAGATACTATTTTTTGTCAAACTATTATGCCTAATGGTCAAGTACAAACCGATTCTCACAGACTGACAGACGTTGGGGAATTTCTCAGACTTTATGATGAAGGTGAAAGAGAGTTTCGGAATCTAGTTTTGCATGAAGTCGATCTCAGTAATGTTACTTTATCGGGCGTTAATTTTTTATGGCAAACTCGCTTCAGTCACGTAAATTTGGTCGGCGCTAACTTGACTGATTGTAATTTTGGTGGCATTAAACGGATTATTTTTAGTGATTTGAAAAATACCCATTTAATTAACTGCGAATGGCGCAATCCTCAAATAATTTACTGCGATCTTAGAGGTGCATATTTGGGATTGGCTGATATGTATGCTCCCGAGTTTACAGGAAGTAATCTTGAGGGAATTCAAAATCTTTTTGGTGCTGAAGCAGATGTGTATTTTTGTAACACTACTTGGGTAACTGGAGAATTTATCCCTGGTCCAATAAATGCTACTGAACACTGGCGCGGAGAGATTAGAGAAAATGAATTTTAA
- a CDS encoding ribbon-helix-helix domain-containing protein, translating into MSRFDDLLKAKKLKPGEPDLSPSVALSKSKDPNFVRTTVYLPKLLHRQLKSAAAQSGQEMSELVEKSVAQYLQQFDAEADI; encoded by the coding sequence GTGAGTCGCTTTGATGATTTACTGAAGGCCAAGAAACTCAAGCCCGGTGAACCTGACCTTTCACCCAGTGTGGCGCTATCTAAAAGCAAAGACCCCAACTTTGTTCGCACTACGGTTTATCTGCCAAAACTTCTGCACCGCCAACTTAAATCCGCAGCAGCGCAATCAGGCCAGGAAATGAGCGAGCTGGTGGAAAAGTCCGTCGCTCAATACCTTCAGCAGTTCGATGCCGAAGCTGACATCTAA
- the ltrA gene encoding group II intron reverse transcriptase/maturase, producing the protein MNKPNAELTIQERMDDSIQWNQINWKKLEKRVFKLQKRIYRASERGDLKAVRRLQKTLLNSWSAKCLAVRRVTQENQGKKTAGVDGVKSLTLLQRIDLVGQLKLTRKAKPTRRVWIPKPGTEEKRPLGIPVMKDRAIQALVKLALEPEWEARFESNSYGFRPGRSCHDAIEAIFNAIRYKPKFVLDADISKCFERINHPELLRKINTFPVMHRQIKAWLKAGVMDNGIFEETEKGTPQGGVISPLLANIALHGMENRIKQYATTLKGGKRDNQYALTLVRYADDFVILHEKLEVVLECQRIIQNWLKQIGLELKPAKTRIAHTLKPLAENQPGFDFLGFTIRQFKVGKYQSGENAQRKKLGFKTIIKPSALKIKTHLEKIAEIIDAHKAASQAALISRLNPIIRGWSNYYSTVCSKEIYSKLDFLMYQKLRRWANLRHPNKTKKWVAGKYWQTIGNNHWVFATRLEGNCSLTSVKHSDTPISKHTKVKGDACPYDGNLIYWSTRMGTHPEVPTTVAKLLKRQKGKCPHCGLHFKPGDIWEIDHINPKANGGRNTMDNFQLLHRHCHDSKTKEDLAGMRDKHPVTQEPCEAKVSRTVLKTSRRGDSLA; encoded by the coding sequence ATGAATAAGCCTAATGCCGAATTAACAATTCAGGAAAGGATGGACGATTCAATCCAATGGAACCAAATTAATTGGAAGAAGCTGGAAAAACGAGTATTCAAGTTGCAAAAACGAATCTATAGAGCCAGTGAGCGTGGTGATTTAAAAGCAGTTCGTAGACTCCAGAAAACACTACTAAACTCGTGGTCAGCTAAGTGCTTAGCGGTCAGACGGGTAACACAGGAGAATCAGGGAAAAAAGACGGCTGGTGTGGACGGTGTGAAATCACTGACCCTTCTTCAGCGTATTGACTTGGTAGGGCAATTGAAACTTACCCGGAAAGCAAAACCAACCCGCAGAGTTTGGATACCAAAACCGGGGACAGAAGAAAAACGCCCATTAGGAATCCCCGTCATGAAAGACCGGGCAATACAAGCCCTAGTTAAGCTAGCATTAGAACCCGAATGGGAAGCCCGTTTTGAATCCAATTCCTACGGTTTTAGACCCGGACGCTCATGCCACGATGCGATTGAAGCTATATTCAATGCTATCCGATACAAACCCAAATTTGTATTAGATGCAGACATCTCAAAATGTTTTGAGCGCATCAATCATCCAGAACTTCTCAGGAAGATTAACACCTTCCCAGTCATGCACAGACAAATCAAAGCATGGCTGAAAGCCGGGGTAATGGATAACGGAATCTTCGAGGAAACTGAAAAAGGAACACCACAAGGCGGGGTAATATCGCCGTTATTGGCTAACATCGCCCTGCATGGAATGGAAAACCGAATCAAGCAATACGCAACTACCCTTAAAGGGGGAAAGAGAGACAATCAATACGCTCTCACATTAGTGCGATACGCGGATGACTTCGTAATTCTCCATGAAAAACTTGAAGTAGTCCTAGAGTGCCAAAGAATAATCCAGAACTGGCTAAAGCAAATAGGGCTAGAACTGAAACCAGCGAAAACTCGGATTGCTCATACCCTGAAACCACTAGCTGAAAATCAACCCGGATTCGATTTTCTGGGATTCACAATCAGGCAGTTCAAGGTAGGAAAATATCAATCAGGGGAAAACGCACAAAGAAAAAAGCTGGGATTCAAAACGATTATTAAGCCTTCTGCTTTGAAAATCAAAACGCACCTAGAGAAAATAGCAGAGATCATCGACGCACATAAAGCAGCATCTCAAGCTGCATTGATATCGCGCCTTAATCCAATTATTAGGGGATGGTCAAACTATTACTCAACCGTGTGTAGCAAGGAAATCTACTCAAAATTGGATTTCCTAATGTACCAAAAACTTCGTAGATGGGCTAACCTACGCCATCCCAACAAGACTAAGAAGTGGGTGGCAGGAAAATACTGGCAAACCATAGGAAATAACCACTGGGTTTTTGCAACTCGTCTTGAAGGGAATTGTTCCTTAACCTCAGTCAAACACTCGGATACACCGATTAGTAAACATACCAAGGTAAAAGGTGACGCTTGCCCTTACGACGGAAATTTAATCTACTGGAGTACAAGAATGGGTACACACCCCGAAGTCCCAACAACAGTGGCAAAACTGTTAAAAAGACAGAAAGGAAAGTGCCCGCACTGCGGACTACATTTCAAACCCGGTGATATATGGGAAATTGACCATATCAACCCTAAAGCCAATGGTGGAAGGAACACTATGGATAACTTCCAACTTTTACACCGCCACTGCCACGACTCAAAAACCAAAGAAGATTTGGCTGGTATGCGTGACAAGCATCCTGTAACCCAGGAGCCGTGTGAAGCGAAAGTTTCACGCACGGTTTTGAAGACGAGCAGGCGGGGTGACTCGCTTGCTTAG
- a CDS encoding DNA/RNA non-specific endonuclease: MSQTRLHPNRILVDEIQPHKLYNSGFNVSLNNLAGFTPDDGEGASHRAALAWYAGTANLNESQFPSENGETIYRRLGDLEQNNIADVTKTWYTPEHTNASFTQGDTKAPWEGIGTGWFDSVLGGGSEFRPYDLDGYKFSLDEIQEFGYPNGWKNYLEGKRVSVTEDNTPIPAMRGDFAVPTLFNGNFDAIAAKLDSQPLPGWSLYNGDDKSVLQRSLVNAIGSNSGSTNYALALKSDESITHNPFVVPDWGNLRFDVHAPVASGKLRVTLETIDGNFKETNEIDLGKGLQIPNSMTDVSQVTSAYLNNLNAVGFGRNGFETFQMNLPTNNDVTKQYRGQPATLKFELEGGESVYLDNVFFKSDSLNFGNPTEARWNIDEPAQNPYQTNLLLEKPQYTSSYNAVTGLPNWVSWQVDNTWSQRFVGRTGDQFIVDPDLPNNPNFPTWSRIDGTMYQGSGLDKGHLVPDKDRNRNQKDALATYMSTNLIPQAIDNNRLFRNNPDISPAWSRIESKLVEQLIFDYNKKLDITAGVFDTKPQNWSIQPKTRAPEALTEAQNQGNTNPTNLEANGIRIPGWTWKTILVSNKSNLGVQDILGSYTYITPNIPEPYTDWNGQPAVPNPLNQLLGENREPITSAEQWRTPSTWKISINQLENLLNAQGSDKVFNFLSNLPEDVRNRIKQQSDFQFPPP, translated from the coding sequence GTGAGCCAGACAAGACTACATCCCAATCGTATCCTGGTGGATGAAATTCAACCTCACAAACTTTATAATTCTGGTTTTAATGTTTCACTCAATAATCTGGCTGGTTTTACGCCGGATGATGGGGAAGGTGCTTCCCATCGGGCTGCTTTGGCTTGGTATGCGGGGACTGCTAATCTCAATGAAAGTCAGTTTCCTTCGGAGAATGGCGAAACAATTTACCGTCGCTTGGGTGATTTGGAGCAAAATAATATTGCTGATGTTACTAAGACTTGGTACACTCCTGAGCACACTAATGCTAGTTTTACTCAGGGCGATACTAAAGCTCCTTGGGAAGGAATTGGTACGGGTTGGTTCGACTCTGTTTTAGGGGGAGGTTCTGAATTTCGCCCGTATGATTTGGATGGATATAAGTTTAGCCTAGACGAGATTCAGGAGTTCGGCTACCCCAACGGTTGGAAAAATTATTTAGAAGGCAAGCGAGTTTCAGTGACAGAAGATAACACCCCAATACCTGCAATGCGGGGTGATTTTGCAGTTCCTACGCTCTTTAATGGCAATTTTGATGCGATTGCGGCTAAACTAGATTCGCAACCCCTTCCTGGTTGGTCTTTGTACAATGGCGATGATAAGTCTGTGTTGCAAAGATCCTTGGTGAATGCGATCGGGTCTAATTCGGGTTCAACCAATTACGCTTTGGCTCTCAAATCAGATGAGAGCATTACGCACAACCCTTTTGTTGTACCCGATTGGGGGAACTTGCGGTTCGATGTTCATGCCCCAGTTGCTAGTGGTAAACTGCGTGTTACACTCGAAACAATTGATGGTAATTTTAAAGAGACAAACGAAATAGACCTGGGCAAAGGACTTCAAATACCTAACAGTATGACTGATGTTTCTCAGGTTACGAGCGCCTACTTAAATAACCTTAATGCAGTAGGATTTGGTCGAAACGGTTTTGAAACTTTCCAGATGAATTTGCCAACTAACAATGATGTCACAAAACAGTATCGAGGTCAACCAGCTACTTTGAAGTTTGAATTAGAAGGGGGTGAATCAGTTTACCTAGATAATGTTTTCTTTAAGAGCGATTCTCTGAATTTTGGTAATCCCACTGAAGCTAGATGGAATATCGACGAACCTGCTCAAAATCCATATCAAACCAATTTATTGCTTGAGAAGCCACAGTACACATCGTCTTATAATGCTGTTACTGGATTACCTAACTGGGTTAGTTGGCAAGTTGACAATACTTGGAGTCAGCGATTCGTCGGTCGCACTGGAGATCAATTTATCGTTGACCCCGACTTACCTAATAACCCTAACTTCCCAACTTGGTCTCGCATTGATGGGACGATGTATCAAGGTAGTGGACTTGATAAAGGTCATCTTGTCCCTGATAAAGATAGAAATAGAAACCAGAAAGATGCTCTTGCTACCTACATGAGCACAAACTTAATCCCGCAAGCAATAGACAATAACCGACTGTTCCGCAATAACCCAGACATTTCGCCTGCATGGTCTAGAATTGAATCAAAATTAGTTGAGCAGCTAATCTTTGATTACAACAAAAAACTTGATATTACTGCTGGTGTTTTTGATACTAAACCACAGAATTGGTCTATCCAGCCAAAAACTAGAGCACCTGAAGCACTTACGGAAGCGCAAAATCAGGGAAATACAAATCCTACAAATTTAGAAGCTAACGGAATTCGCATTCCTGGGTGGACATGGAAAACAATTTTGGTTTCCAACAAATCAAATCTTGGGGTACAAGATATTCTTGGCAGTTACACCTATATTACGCCCAACATACCAGAACCTTACACGGACTGGAACGGGCAACCAGCAGTCCCGAATCCACTTAATCAACTGTTAGGGGAAAACCGCGAACCTATAACAAGTGCCGAACAATGGCGAACACCAAGCACATGGAAGATTTCTATTAATCAGCTTGAAAATTTGCTGAATGCTCAGGGTTCTGACAAGGTTTTTAACTTTTTGTCAAATCTTCCTGAAGATGTTCGGAATCGAATTAAACAACAGAGCGATTTCCAGTTTCCACCTCCCTAA